Proteins from a genomic interval of Tenacibaculum sp. SZ-18:
- a CDS encoding cold-shock protein: protein MKEGTVKFFNESKGFGFITESGSGTEYFVHISGLVDEVKQGDTVEFELKEGRKGLNAVSVRVI from the coding sequence ATGAAAGAAGGAACGGTAAAGTTCTTCAATGAATCTAAAGGTTTTGGGTTCATAACAGAATCAGGTTCAGGCACAGAATACTTTGTACACATCTCAGGTTTGGTGGATGAAGTTAAACAAGGTGATACTGTAGAGTTTGAACTAAAAGAAGGTAGAAAAGGATTAAACGCTGTAAGTGTTAGAGTAATTTAA
- a CDS encoding DUF4407 domain-containing protein, producing the protein MIKRFFLLCSGVDQDLIKDCSNAEQNKYAGIGATVFFTALMAAIAASYALYTVFDNVYTAIFFGVIWGLLIFNLDRFIVSTIKKRDKKSQEFIQVFPRLLLAIIIAVVISKPLELKIFEKEINQVLLTKKNQMTLDNKTQIAQQYTPEITRLQSQIQELKEEITTKEKETNNLYETYIAEAEGRKGTKKVGKGPVYKEKRQKHDAALKELTELKKGNSEKVNSKENEIAALVQKQKEAEVNTQPIISNFDGLMARIEALNELPTLPSIFIFLLFLAIETAPIFTKLISSKGEYDYKFENQESQVKSWIQQQVDQREKIASTDININTKVYEDLKLEEELYNYKQKIATDLIKLQADTFFKNQKNIL; encoded by the coding sequence ATGATCAAACGATTTTTCCTCCTTTGTTCTGGTGTTGATCAAGATTTAATAAAGGATTGCTCAAACGCAGAACAAAACAAATATGCTGGTATTGGTGCCACTGTATTTTTCACTGCACTAATGGCTGCTATCGCTGCTAGTTATGCTTTATACACAGTTTTCGATAATGTTTATACCGCAATATTCTTCGGAGTCATTTGGGGATTACTGATTTTTAATCTAGACCGTTTTATTGTGTCTACTATCAAAAAACGAGACAAAAAATCACAAGAATTTATTCAGGTATTTCCACGTTTACTGTTAGCTATAATTATAGCAGTAGTCATTTCCAAACCTTTGGAGTTAAAAATATTCGAAAAAGAAATTAATCAAGTGTTGTTAACAAAGAAAAATCAAATGACACTTGATAATAAAACTCAAATTGCCCAACAATATACCCCAGAAATTACTCGACTTCAATCACAAATACAAGAGTTAAAAGAAGAAATAACAACAAAAGAAAAGGAAACAAATAATTTATATGAAACCTATATTGCCGAAGCAGAAGGAAGAAAAGGAACTAAAAAAGTAGGAAAGGGACCTGTTTATAAAGAAAAAAGACAAAAACACGACGCTGCATTGAAGGAATTAACTGAACTAAAAAAAGGTAATTCTGAAAAAGTAAATTCAAAAGAAAATGAAATTGCAGCTCTAGTTCAAAAACAAAAGGAAGCTGAAGTAAACACTCAACCTATTATTTCAAATTTCGACGGATTAATGGCAAGAATAGAAGCTTTAAACGAATTACCTACATTACCATCAATTTTTATTTTTCTATTATTCCTAGCTATTGAAACAGCTCCAATATTCACTAAACTTATTAGTTCAAAAGGTGAGTATGATTATAAATTCGAAAATCAAGAATCTCAAGTTAAATCATGGATTCAGCAACAAGTTGATCAGCGAGAAAAAATAGCGTCGACTGACATTAATATTAATACCAAAGTTTATGAAGATTTAAAATTAGAAGAAGAACTCTATAATTACAAACAGAAAATAGCAACTGACTTAATTAAGCTACAAGCTGACACTTTCTTCAAGAATCAAAAGAATATATTATGA